A window of the Streptomyces luomodiensis genome harbors these coding sequences:
- a CDS encoding SLATT domain-containing protein: protein MSQPEMQPEGLPRQEGARKQGDLLGRPFPHGDWGEPAERLDELYRWVEEGALEVARWYLADRVWKRRTARVLRVGATVAAVVGGVLPLLDLIGALDGGAGWGALALLLAVACVGGDRFFGLTSGWMRDMATAQAVQRRLEALQFDWASESVREVLGPTEGTASEAVERCLSVLRRFCEDVSELVRAETAGWMVDFGSGSAPLFTQSLMAQGTRPDSGSPTSRFPLPPGPTRPNMPRQRPPEPPR from the coding sequence GTGAGTCAGCCGGAGATGCAGCCCGAGGGGCTCCCTCGGCAGGAGGGTGCGAGGAAGCAGGGTGACCTGCTCGGCCGGCCCTTCCCGCACGGCGACTGGGGCGAGCCCGCGGAGCGGCTCGACGAGTTGTACCGGTGGGTCGAGGAGGGCGCGCTGGAGGTCGCCCGGTGGTACCTCGCCGACCGGGTATGGAAGCGGCGGACCGCCCGGGTGCTGCGGGTGGGGGCCACGGTGGCGGCCGTCGTGGGGGGCGTGCTGCCGCTGCTGGATCTGATCGGGGCGCTGGACGGCGGCGCCGGCTGGGGCGCGCTGGCGCTGCTGCTGGCGGTCGCCTGCGTCGGCGGCGACCGGTTCTTCGGGCTGACGTCCGGCTGGATGCGGGACATGGCCACGGCGCAGGCGGTGCAGCGGCGGCTGGAGGCGCTCCAGTTCGACTGGGCCTCGGAGAGCGTCCGGGAGGTGCTGGGCCCGACCGAGGGCACCGCGAGCGAGGCCGTGGAGCGGTGTCTGTCGGTGCTGCGCCGGTTCTGCGAGGACGTGTCGGAGCTGGTGCGGGCCGAGACGGCGGGCTGGATGGTGGATTTCGGCTCGGGTTCGGCGCCGCTGTTCACCCAGTCGCTGATGGCCCAGGGCACCCGCCCGGACAGCGGGAGCCCCACGAGCCGCTTTCCGCTGCCGCCTGGCCCCACCCGGCCCAATATGCCGCGGCAGCGTCCTCCCGAGCCGCCTCGCTGA
- the purD gene encoding phosphoribosylamine--glycine ligase — protein sequence MKVLVIGSGAREHALCRALSLDPDVTALHCAPGNAGIAEVAELHAVDALDGAAVADLAASLEVGLVVVGPEAPLVAGVADAVRERGIPAFGPSAQAAQLEGSKAFAKDVMAAAGVPTARAYVCTTPAEIDEALDAFGAPYVVKDDGLAAGKGVVVTEDVEAARAHALACGRVVIEEFLDGPEVSLFAITDGETVVPLQPAQDFKRAYDGDAGPNTGGMGAYSPLPWADPKLVDEVVATICQPTVDELRRRGTPFSGLLYAGLAITSRGVRVIEFNARFGDPETQVVLARLKTPLAGVLLAAATGRLDGEPPLRWSDGAAVTVVVASHNYPGTPRTGDPITGLAEVAEQDGPKAYVLHAGTKRDGASGEVVSAGGRVLSVTATGADLAKARERAYRAVGRIGLEGSHHRSDIAAKAAAEAVS from the coding sequence GTGAAGGTCCTCGTCATCGGCAGCGGTGCCCGCGAACACGCCCTGTGCCGCGCTCTCTCCCTCGACCCCGACGTCACCGCACTGCACTGTGCCCCCGGCAACGCCGGCATCGCCGAGGTGGCCGAGCTGCACGCGGTCGACGCGCTGGACGGCGCCGCCGTCGCCGATCTCGCCGCCTCCCTGGAGGTGGGCCTGGTGGTCGTGGGGCCGGAGGCCCCCCTCGTGGCGGGCGTGGCCGACGCCGTGCGCGAGCGCGGCATCCCGGCCTTCGGACCGTCCGCGCAGGCGGCGCAGCTGGAGGGCTCCAAGGCGTTCGCCAAGGACGTGATGGCCGCGGCGGGCGTGCCCACCGCCCGCGCCTACGTGTGCACCACGCCCGCCGAGATCGACGAGGCGCTGGACGCGTTCGGCGCGCCCTATGTCGTGAAGGACGACGGTCTGGCCGCGGGCAAGGGCGTCGTGGTGACCGAGGACGTCGAGGCCGCCCGCGCGCACGCGCTGGCCTGCGGCCGGGTGGTGATCGAGGAGTTCCTGGACGGCCCGGAGGTCTCCCTCTTCGCGATCACCGATGGCGAGACCGTGGTCCCGCTCCAGCCCGCCCAGGACTTCAAGCGCGCCTACGACGGCGACGCGGGCCCGAACACGGGCGGCATGGGCGCCTACTCCCCGCTGCCCTGGGCCGACCCCAAGTTGGTGGACGAGGTCGTGGCCACGATCTGCCAGCCCACCGTCGACGAGCTGCGCCGCCGCGGCACGCCCTTCTCCGGGCTGCTGTACGCGGGCCTGGCGATCACCTCGCGCGGGGTCCGCGTGATCGAGTTCAACGCCCGGTTCGGCGACCCCGAGACCCAGGTGGTCCTGGCCCGGCTGAAGACCCCGCTGGCCGGGGTGCTGCTCGCCGCCGCCACCGGCCGCCTGGACGGCGAGCCGCCGCTGCGCTGGAGCGACGGGGCCGCCGTGACCGTGGTCGTCGCCTCGCACAACTACCCGGGCACCCCGCGCACCGGCGACCCGATCACCGGACTGGCCGAGGTGGCCGAGCAGGACGGCCCCAAGGCGTACGTCCTGCACGCGGGCACCAAGCGGGACGGCGCGTCCGGTGAGGTGGTGAGCGCGGGCGGCCGGGTGCTCTCCGTCACCGCGACCGGCGCCGACCTGGCGAAGGCGCGCGAGCGGGCGTACCGCGCGGTGGGCCGGATCGGGCTGGAGGGCTCCCACCACCGCTCCGACATCGCCGCGAAGGCGGCGGCCGAAGCGGTCTCGTAA
- a CDS encoding N,N-dimethylformamidase beta subunit family domain-containing protein, producing the protein MGTDQIRRWESGALAHAVTDPFGQGPLPWLRDSENYFDDTGRVVPWYVDHVHLSGAIDRAVARPGEKGPARIPGPRTADDVHRQIKGFPSASAAAPGEAIDFRITVDPPQQFSVDIYRIGYYDGAGALKITTSPRLSGIVQPPPLTADRTVSCHHWWLSWRLQIPSYWNLGAYVAVLTTVDGYRSHIPFTVRDNRPADLLLVLPDLTWQAYNLYPEDGRTGASLYHAWDERGRLLGESEAATTVSFDRPYAGAGLPLHVGHAYDFIRWAERYGYDLAYAETRDLHAGGVDPTRYRGLVFPGHDEYWSAPMRRTVESARDSGTSLVFLSANTMYWQVELAPSPSGPDRLLTCRKRRGPGRSALWRETVPEQQLIGIQYAGRVPEPSPLIVRNAGHWLWEATGAEEGDELPGLVAGEADRYFPRTALPDHLRRILLAHSPYQDTEGATRHQETSLYRAPSGALVFASGTFAWSPALDRPGHVDERVQRATANLLDRICKRG; encoded by the coding sequence ATGGGGACGGACCAGATCCGGCGCTGGGAATCGGGGGCGCTCGCCCACGCGGTGACGGATCCTTTCGGCCAGGGCCCGCTGCCCTGGCTGCGGGACAGCGAGAACTACTTCGACGACACCGGCCGTGTGGTCCCGTGGTACGTCGACCACGTCCACCTCTCCGGGGCCATCGACCGGGCGGTCGCCCGGCCCGGTGAGAAGGGCCCCGCCAGGATCCCCGGCCCCCGCACCGCCGACGACGTCCACCGGCAGATCAAGGGCTTCCCCTCCGCTTCCGCGGCCGCCCCCGGCGAAGCCATCGACTTCCGGATCACGGTGGACCCGCCTCAGCAGTTCAGCGTGGACATCTACCGCATCGGCTACTACGACGGCGCCGGCGCGCTGAAGATCACCACCAGCCCCCGGCTGTCCGGGATCGTCCAGCCGCCTCCGCTCACCGCCGACCGCACCGTCTCCTGCCACCACTGGTGGCTGTCCTGGCGGCTCCAGATCCCCTCCTACTGGAACCTTGGCGCGTATGTCGCGGTGCTCACCACCGTGGACGGCTACCGCAGCCACATCCCGTTCACCGTCCGCGACAACCGCCCCGCCGATCTCCTCCTCGTCCTCCCGGACCTCACCTGGCAGGCGTACAACCTCTACCCGGAGGACGGCCGGACCGGCGCCAGCCTGTACCACGCCTGGGACGAGCGGGGGAGGCTGCTGGGCGAGTCGGAGGCGGCGACCACGGTCTCCTTCGACCGGCCGTACGCGGGCGCGGGACTGCCCCTGCACGTGGGGCACGCGTACGACTTCATCCGCTGGGCCGAGCGCTACGGCTACGACCTCGCCTACGCCGAGACGCGCGATCTGCACGCGGGCGGTGTCGACCCCACCCGCTACCGGGGGCTGGTCTTCCCCGGCCATGACGAGTACTGGTCGGCGCCGATGCGCCGCACCGTGGAGTCGGCCCGGGACAGCGGCACCTCACTGGTCTTCCTCTCCGCGAACACCATGTACTGGCAGGTCGAGCTCGCCCCCTCGCCCTCCGGCCCGGACCGGCTGCTGACCTGCCGCAAGCGCCGCGGCCCCGGCCGCTCGGCGCTGTGGCGGGAGACCGTGCCCGAACAGCAGCTGATCGGCATCCAGTACGCGGGCCGGGTGCCCGAGCCGAGCCCGCTGATCGTGCGCAACGCCGGCCACTGGCTGTGGGAGGCGACGGGCGCGGAGGAGGGCGACGAGCTGCCCGGCCTGGTCGCGGGCGAGGCCGACCGCTACTTCCCGCGCACCGCCCTCCCCGACCACCTCCGCCGCATCCTGCTGGCCCACTCCCCGTACCAGGACACGGAGGGGGCCACCCGCCACCAGGAAACCTCCCTCTACCGGGCCCCGAGCGGCGCTTTGGTGTTCGCGTCGGGGACGTTCGCGTGGTCGCCGGCGTTGGATCGTCCGGGGCATGTGGATGAGCGGGTGCAGCGGGCGACGGCGAATCTGCTGGACCGGATCTGCAAGCGGGGGTGA
- a CDS encoding phytoene desaturase family protein translates to MADAGDAADAAIVGSGPNGLAAAVTLARAGLRVAVYEAAAAIGGGLRTQPLFDPEIAHDICSAVHPMAAASRFFREFGLAARGVDLLAPEISYAHPLDGGRAALAHRDLAATCARLGPDGERWRRLMAPLLRHSEGVVDFVLSGQRTLPRDPLVPALLATRVLVHGTRLGPARFSGEQAPALLTGVAAHAVGELPSLAGGAVAALLGHLAHGPGWPLPRGGSARIAEAMADDITAHGGTVHTGREISDLAELDGHRAVLLDTGVPGLLDIAGRALPARYVRALRRFRYGPAAAKADFLVSEPIPWADPAVGRAGTVHLGGSHGELVREETLTTRGVRSRAPFVLLVDPAVTDPGRARSGRRPVWAYAHVPNGDDTDPVELIRSRIETYAPGFGDTVLAARGVSGRDLERYDPNCVGGDIGSGAMTLWQSLARPVPRLDPYRTPLPGLFLCSSATPPGPGVHGMCGYLAALSALRHRFGIRKPPPLAPEP, encoded by the coding sequence ATGGCCGACGCGGGCGACGCGGCCGACGCGGCGATCGTGGGCAGCGGCCCCAACGGGCTCGCGGCCGCCGTCACCCTGGCCCGCGCGGGGCTGCGGGTGGCGGTGTACGAGGCCGCCGCCGCCATCGGCGGCGGGCTGCGCACCCAGCCGCTGTTCGACCCGGAGATCGCACACGACATCTGCTCGGCGGTCCACCCCATGGCGGCCGCCTCCCGCTTCTTCCGCGAGTTCGGCCTGGCCGCGCGCGGGGTGGACCTGCTGGCGCCCGAGATCTCCTACGCCCATCCGCTGGACGGCGGGCGCGCCGCGCTCGCCCACCGCGATCTGGCGGCCACCTGCGCCCGGCTCGGCCCGGACGGGGAGCGCTGGCGGCGGCTGATGGCGCCGCTGCTGCGGCACAGCGAGGGCGTGGTCGACTTCGTCCTGTCCGGGCAGCGCACCCTCCCCCGCGATCCGCTGGTGCCGGCGCTGCTGGCCACACGGGTGCTCGTGCACGGCACCCGGCTGGGTCCCGCCCGCTTCTCCGGTGAGCAGGCGCCCGCCCTGCTCACCGGGGTCGCCGCCCATGCCGTGGGCGAACTGCCCAGCCTGGCCGGCGGTGCGGTGGCGGCCCTCCTGGGGCATCTGGCGCACGGCCCCGGCTGGCCGCTGCCGCGCGGCGGAAGCGCCCGGATCGCCGAGGCCATGGCGGACGACATCACCGCGCACGGCGGCACCGTCCACACCGGGCGCGAGATCAGCGACCTCGCCGAGCTGGACGGGCATCGCGCGGTGCTGCTCGACACCGGCGTCCCCGGGCTGCTGGACATCGCCGGGCGAGCGCTGCCCGCCCGCTACGTCCGGGCGCTGCGGCGGTTCCGCTACGGCCCGGCCGCCGCCAAGGCCGACTTCCTGGTCAGCGAGCCGATCCCGTGGGCCGACCCGGCCGTGGGCCGCGCCGGGACCGTGCACCTGGGCGGCAGCCACGGCGAGCTGGTCCGGGAGGAGACCCTGACCACGCGCGGGGTCCGCAGCCGGGCGCCCTTCGTGCTGCTCGTCGACCCGGCCGTCACCGACCCCGGGCGCGCCCGGTCCGGCAGGCGTCCGGTGTGGGCCTACGCCCATGTGCCGAACGGCGACGACACCGACCCGGTGGAGCTGATCCGCTCCCGGATCGAGACCTACGCCCCCGGCTTCGGCGACACCGTGCTCGCGGCGCGCGGGGTGTCCGGACGGGACCTGGAGCGTTACGACCCCAACTGTGTGGGCGGGGACATCGGCTCGGGCGCGATGACGCTGTGGCAGAGCCTCGCCCGGCCCGTGCCCCGCCTCGACCCGTACCGCACCCCGCTCCCCGGGCTCTTCCTGTGCTCGTCGGCGACCCCGCCGGGGCCGGGGGTGCACGGGATGTGCGGCTATCTGGCCGCCCTGTCGGCGCTACGGCACCGTTTCGGAATACGGAAGCCCCCGCCCCTGGCCCCGGAGCCGTAG
- a CDS encoding phosphoribosylaminoimidazolesuccinocarboxamide synthase has translation MSGFVEKPEPVEVPGLQHLHTGKVRDLYRNERGELVMVASDRISAYDWVLPTEIPEKGKILTQLSLWWFDLLADLVPNHVLSTELPPGAPADWEGRTLVCRSLRMVPVECVARGYLTGSGLAEYRESRTVCGIALPEGLTDGSELPSPIFTPATKAEVGEHDENVAYEEVVHRVGAEPAAQLRQATLAVYNRAREIARARGIILADTKFEFGYAEATVGAEGAEPVLADEVLTPDSSRFWPADQWQPGRAQPSFDKQYVRDWLTSPASGWDRTAEQPPPPLPAEVVERTRAKYAEAYELLTGTSWR, from the coding sequence GTGTCCGGATTCGTCGAAAAGCCCGAGCCGGTCGAGGTTCCGGGCCTTCAGCACCTGCACACCGGCAAGGTGCGCGACCTCTACCGGAACGAGCGCGGCGAACTCGTCATGGTCGCGAGCGACCGGATCTCCGCCTACGACTGGGTCCTGCCGACCGAGATCCCCGAGAAGGGCAAGATCCTCACCCAGCTCTCCCTCTGGTGGTTCGACCTGCTCGCCGATCTCGTCCCCAACCACGTCCTGTCCACCGAGCTGCCCCCCGGCGCCCCCGCCGACTGGGAGGGCCGCACCCTGGTGTGCCGGTCGCTGCGGATGGTCCCGGTCGAATGCGTGGCCCGCGGCTATCTGACCGGCTCCGGCCTGGCCGAGTACCGCGAGAGCCGTACGGTGTGCGGGATCGCCCTGCCCGAGGGGCTGACCGACGGCTCCGAGCTGCCCTCCCCGATCTTCACCCCGGCCACCAAGGCCGAGGTCGGCGAGCACGATGAGAACGTGGCGTACGAGGAGGTGGTGCACCGCGTCGGTGCCGAGCCCGCCGCCCAGCTGCGCCAGGCCACCCTCGCCGTCTACAACCGGGCCCGGGAGATCGCCCGCGCCCGGGGGATCATCCTCGCCGACACCAAGTTCGAGTTCGGCTACGCGGAGGCGACCGTGGGCGCGGAGGGCGCCGAGCCGGTGCTCGCCGACGAGGTGCTGACCCCGGACTCCTCCCGCTTCTGGCCCGCCGACCAGTGGCAGCCCGGCCGCGCGCAGCCGTCCTTCGACAAGCAGTACGTCCGCGACTGGCTGACCTCCCCGGCCTCCGGCTGGGACCGCACCGCCGAGCAGCCGCCGCCCCCGCTCCCGGCGGAGGTCGTCGAGCGGACCCGGGCGAAGTACGCGGAGGCTTACGAGCTGCTGACCGGCACCAGCTGGAGGTAA
- a CDS encoding response regulator transcription factor, giving the protein MNDTAAIRVLLADDEHLIRGALAALLALEDDLLVVAEAASGPEALAMARAHRPDVAVLDLQMPEADGVSVAAALRSELPGCRSMIVTSHGRPGHLKRALAAGVRGFVPKTTSAQRLAEIIRTVHGGSRYVDPGLAADAIGAGDSPLTAREAELLELATDGASIAEIAQRAGLSPGTVRNYLSAAAAKLGAENRHAAARIARERGWF; this is encoded by the coding sequence GTGAACGACACCGCGGCGATCCGGGTGCTGCTGGCCGACGACGAGCATCTGATCCGGGGCGCCCTGGCCGCCCTGCTGGCGCTGGAGGACGATCTGCTGGTGGTCGCGGAGGCGGCGTCCGGGCCAGAGGCGCTGGCGATGGCGCGGGCGCACCGGCCCGATGTGGCGGTGCTGGACCTCCAGATGCCGGAGGCGGACGGCGTGTCGGTGGCCGCGGCGCTCCGGTCGGAGCTGCCCGGCTGCCGGTCGATGATCGTGACCAGCCACGGCCGGCCGGGCCACCTCAAGCGGGCGCTGGCGGCGGGGGTGCGCGGTTTCGTGCCGAAGACCACGTCCGCGCAGCGGCTGGCGGAGATCATCCGCACGGTGCACGGCGGATCCCGCTACGTCGACCCGGGCCTGGCGGCCGACGCGATCGGTGCCGGGGACTCCCCGCTGACCGCGCGGGAGGCGGAGCTGCTGGAGCTGGCGACGGACGGCGCCTCCATCGCGGAGATCGCCCAGCGCGCCGGGCTCTCCCCGGGGACGGTCCGGAACTATCTGTCGGCCGCGGCGGCGAAGCTGGGGGCCGAGAACCGGCACGCGGCGGCGCGGATCGCCCGGGAACGCGGCTGGTTCTGA
- a CDS encoding sensor histidine kinase, with product MIRRWRGHSRLTRVELYTRWTLYMVPWIYPVVLANALTPALRHGPAPLAWAMIAVSLAQLLLTVPLLRRGLDHRLRDRPVEPWAPTVAVATVAVGLGLAVALDAGPREPGQVVPLIVLSVAPFSSAYALLVSIRRFTEVHMGLAVAVALAEAVVRPGISAPVVAVVAVALMGALCLLTVRSSVWVLAVMWELDESREAQARLAVAEERLRFGRDLHDVVGRNLALIALKGELAARLARRGRPEAEALMVEVQRIARESQAEVQDVVRGYREADLQVELAGARSVLRAARVDCRIEGDGGGVELPGTVRSALGWVVREGATNVLRHADAARCTVRLKVASRPGGDRTVVLLMENDGVPDAVGVGAGTGAGNGARSGADTGGGNGADTGAGSGSGNGAGSGSGNGAGSGSGNGLKGLRERLAPLGGTLESGPRAGGVYRLRAEVPLEGDV from the coding sequence GTGATACGGCGATGGCGCGGGCACAGCCGGCTCACCCGGGTCGAGCTGTACACCCGGTGGACGTTGTACATGGTGCCGTGGATCTACCCCGTCGTGCTGGCCAACGCCCTGACGCCGGCGCTGCGGCACGGCCCGGCTCCGCTCGCGTGGGCGATGATCGCCGTGTCCCTGGCGCAGCTCCTGCTCACCGTGCCGCTGCTGCGCAGGGGGCTCGACCACCGGTTGCGCGACCGGCCGGTGGAGCCGTGGGCTCCCACCGTGGCCGTGGCAACGGTGGCCGTGGGCCTGGGACTCGCGGTGGCACTCGACGCCGGGCCGCGGGAACCCGGACAGGTCGTGCCGCTGATCGTGCTGAGCGTGGCGCCCTTCTCCTCCGCGTACGCGCTGCTGGTGTCGATCCGCCGGTTCACCGAGGTGCACATGGGGCTCGCGGTGGCGGTGGCCCTGGCGGAGGCGGTGGTCCGGCCGGGGATTTCCGCCCCGGTGGTGGCCGTCGTGGCCGTGGCCCTGATGGGTGCCCTGTGCCTGCTGACCGTCCGCAGCTCGGTGTGGGTGCTGGCGGTGATGTGGGAGCTGGACGAGTCCCGGGAGGCACAGGCACGGCTGGCGGTCGCGGAGGAGCGGCTGCGGTTCGGCCGGGACCTGCACGACGTGGTGGGCCGCAACCTCGCGCTGATCGCGCTCAAGGGCGAACTGGCGGCGCGTCTGGCCCGGCGGGGGAGGCCGGAGGCGGAGGCCCTGATGGTGGAGGTGCAGCGGATCGCACGGGAGTCGCAGGCGGAGGTCCAGGACGTGGTCCGTGGCTACCGGGAGGCGGATCTCCAGGTGGAACTGGCCGGTGCCCGGTCGGTGCTGCGGGCGGCCCGGGTGGACTGCCGGATCGAGGGCGACGGCGGCGGGGTGGAGCTGCCCGGGACGGTGCGGTCCGCGCTGGGCTGGGTGGTCCGCGAGGGGGCGACGAACGTCCTGCGGCACGCGGACGCGGCCCGCTGCACCGTACGGCTGAAGGTGGCGTCCCGGCCGGGAGGGGACCGAACGGTGGTGCTGCTGATGGAAAATGACGGAGTGCCGGACGCGGTGGGCGTCGGCGCGGGCACCGGCGCGGGGAACGGTGCGCGAAGCGGCGCGGACACCGGTGGGGGAAACGGCGCGGACACCGGCGCGGGAAGCGGCTCGGGGAACGGTGCGGGAAGCGGCTCGGGGAACGGTGCGGGAAGCGGCTCGGGGAACGGGCTCAAGGGGTTGCGGGAGCGGCTGGCGCCGCTGGGCGGCACCCTGGAGTCGGGCCCGAGGGCGGGCGGCGTGTACCGGCTGCGGGCCGAGGTTCCGCTGGAAGGGGACGTGTGA
- a CDS encoding ABC transporter permease: protein MAAGPARTTAKDRVLSLGRAELTLLLRNKAALSYALLLPGALTLSMTSVTKDIDLEEAGLSLGMLVLPGSIGLALVLAVYMNLVGVYVIRREELVLKRLRAGEPTDTEILAGSALPAVLMGLAQCVLLVVCVGIALDVPAPKAPYLAVAGVAIGLAQMVALAAATAAYTRTAESAQLTPMPMMLVSMLASGLFVPLEVMPDQVAAVCERLPLTPVVALVRGGWDGGMSVLEVFGALVTAVAWTVLAWWTVRRRFFWEPRR, encoded by the coding sequence ATGGCCGCCGGTCCGGCCCGGACCACCGCCAAGGACCGGGTGCTCTCCCTCGGCCGCGCCGAACTGACGCTGCTGCTACGGAACAAGGCGGCGCTCAGCTACGCCCTGCTGCTGCCCGGCGCGCTGACGCTCAGCATGACCTCGGTCACCAAGGACATCGACCTGGAGGAGGCGGGTCTGTCGCTGGGCATGCTGGTCCTGCCCGGTTCGATCGGCCTGGCCCTGGTCCTCGCGGTCTATATGAACCTCGTGGGCGTGTATGTGATCCGGCGTGAGGAGCTGGTGCTCAAGCGGCTGCGCGCCGGAGAGCCCACCGACACCGAGATCCTGGCCGGATCGGCGCTGCCGGCCGTCCTGATGGGGCTCGCCCAATGCGTACTGCTGGTGGTGTGCGTGGGGATCGCCCTGGACGTACCGGCGCCGAAGGCCCCGTATCTGGCCGTGGCCGGGGTGGCGATCGGGCTGGCGCAGATGGTGGCGCTGGCCGCCGCGACGGCCGCCTACACCAGGACCGCGGAGTCCGCGCAGCTGACGCCGATGCCGATGATGCTGGTGTCGATGCTGGCCAGCGGGCTGTTCGTACCGCTGGAGGTGATGCCGGACCAGGTCGCGGCGGTGTGCGAACGGCTGCCGCTGACCCCGGTCGTCGCCCTCGTCCGGGGCGGATGGGACGGCGGGATGAGCGTGCTGGAGGTGTTCGGGGCCCTGGTGACGGCCGTGGCCTGGACGGTGCTGGCATGGTGGACCGTACGGAGGCGGTTCTTCTGGGAGCCGAGGCGCTGA
- a CDS encoding ABC transporter ATP-binding protein: MDAGDSAIDVNDLRRRYGPAGAQGFDAVRGVSFSVARGELFALLGTNGAGKTSTVELLEGLAAPTGGTVRVLGHDPYRERAEVRPRIGVMLQEGGFPPELTALETARMWAGCTSGARPVEEGLELVGLTGRRNVRVKMLSGGERRRLDLALALLGRPEVLFLDEPTTGLDAESRRETWKLVRALRDEGTTVLLTTHYLEEAESLADRLAIMHAGRIATSGRVADIVAERPSRLSFTLPAGVRPEEVPPAGRLGATASESADRTVLLRTRDLQHTATEVLLWARDRRIELTGLDARSASLEEAFLHIARQLEAGAPPERETAGATAGTTAGATR; this comes from the coding sequence ATGGATGCCGGTGACAGCGCGATCGACGTGAACGACCTGCGGCGCAGATACGGCCCCGCCGGGGCGCAGGGCTTCGACGCGGTACGGGGGGTCTCCTTCTCGGTGGCCCGCGGGGAACTGTTCGCCCTGCTGGGCACGAACGGCGCGGGCAAGACCTCCACCGTGGAACTGCTGGAGGGGCTCGCCGCCCCGACCGGCGGCACGGTGCGGGTGCTCGGCCACGACCCGTACCGGGAACGGGCCGAGGTCCGGCCGAGGATCGGGGTGATGCTCCAGGAGGGCGGCTTCCCGCCCGAGCTGACGGCCCTCGAGACCGCGCGGATGTGGGCGGGCTGCACCAGCGGCGCCCGGCCGGTGGAGGAGGGCCTGGAGCTGGTCGGGCTCACCGGGCGCCGGAACGTCCGGGTCAAGATGCTCTCCGGCGGTGAGCGCCGCCGGCTGGACCTGGCGCTCGCGCTGCTGGGCCGCCCCGAGGTGCTCTTCCTCGACGAGCCGACCACCGGACTGGACGCGGAGAGCCGGCGGGAGACCTGGAAGCTGGTGCGCGCCCTGCGGGACGAGGGCACCACCGTCCTGCTGACCACGCACTATCTGGAGGAGGCCGAGTCGCTGGCCGACCGGCTGGCGATCATGCACGCGGGACGGATCGCCACCTCGGGCCGGGTCGCCGACATCGTGGCCGAGCGGCCCTCCCGGCTCTCCTTCACCCTCCCCGCCGGCGTCCGCCCCGAGGAGGTGCCGCCGGCCGGCCGGCTGGGCGCCACCGCCTCCGAGTCGGCGGACCGCACCGTCCTGCTGCGCACCCGGGATCTCCAGCACACGGCGACCGAGGTGCTGCTCTGGGCACGGGACCGGCGGATCGAGCTGACCGGTCTCGACGCCCGGTCGGCCTCACTGGAGGAAGCGTTCCTGCACATCGCCCGCCAACTGGAGGCGGGAGCGCCGCCGGAGCGGGAGACGGCGGGAGCGACGGCCGGAACGACGGCGGGGGCGACGCGATGA